The DNA segment AGCGCGGATTTGAAGTATTTCATGAAACTATAAAAGAAACATGCGGATGCCAGAGGGGAACAAATTGGGTCCCTACGCGTAAACTCTCATTTTTGCTGGGAAATTTCCTACGCACGAACTTTTTAGTACGACTGAACAGACACACTTGCTTCAATGTCAGGTTTATTAAATTATGAAAAGGAAACCGTGTAAGAGAAGCATCTTGGCAAGACACCCATCACGCAGAGGAAAGGGATAGCAAAAATTCGTTAAACATCTCTTGTTCGATTCTATCTATGAAAATGCgttaatttttatatcaaaaatattattttttttatctaaaaaTAGGATATGTCATCTCTCTCACACTTATAAATAAGTAAAATCATCTCATACGAAATAAACTCATAATTTATAAATATGATGTAGTTAAAATGCGTGACAACCGATTATTAGAATAACAAAAAGTATTAAATGAAATAAGACAAAggaattttctttctttttttggtGGCAAAAACTGCCgaataatttacatttttttttcctcAATTGAAAGCAACAACATATATTCTTTCTTCAAAGATATGTCCGAGTTGATAGAGTATCACTTATTAGGAGTTCAATTTTTGGAACTAACACTTATCATGTGATTCTGTCGCACAAAACTTGCTCGATGTTGTTCACCTGACTATATTTTACCGTTTATTATAGTTTGGATTTACCCAATGCACATTAAATGATAACGACTTCAAGTTTCACGTCATTTAAAGGAAAAAACCAAGATATATTCttcaaaaacaaacaaacaaagcaAGAAATATACTTATATCAATATAATCACAAAAACTCTCATGACATCATCTCACAAGATAATTTAATGATATAGATCTCCGACCCGACCAAACTCAAGAAAATATTACGTTTTATGTAAAGTATTACGTTTTTTCTATAAATATGGATCGTGTTCACCGTTTCATGAGACCATCTCACAAGATTTCTActcaaatataatataacaGACACACACAAAAACAATATAACAGACACACACAAAAACGACTTTCGTATTATATTCGAATTCGAGGAccgtaattaattttaatcgaaTTATGCCTTATATTGTTTTCCCTCAATTTTTGGACGATAATTCGTCATTGAAGTAGCTCTCTCAACTAGCGTCTACTCGTTTATAAGATTCAAATTAATCTCAATAAAGACTGATCAATTGTTTCTTAGCTAGATTatcaaaaaagaaataaaaaatgtttCTTAGCTctcataattataaatttttcgaAACATGGACACCATTTGGTTGAGTGGCAACATTCCTCCCAAAACTGAGAGGAGGTCGTCGTTTtgtatccaaaactcaaaaaacaaaaaaaacgcGAATAACAAATTCAatagtcaatttttttttctaacacATAGACTTTACGTCAAAGTTCGATGATAGGGtactttttatttaaaaaaaatttaaaaaaaggtAATATATATTCTGCAGGTCTGTACTTTGCTTGATTATATTATGATTAATAtccatcactacaagaaattttacatttggcgacgctgCCTAACGTCACGAAATGTAAAGAAAATACGTCGCGAAAGTTTTTGCGACGCAAAAACGCGTCGCCGAGTTTCGCCACAAATTTCTTCAATATGCTCTTTGGCGACGCGGTGACATAAGCGTCGCCAAATATATACACATTCCGCGATGTTAGTGAAAGGCGTCGCCAAAAGGTATTATCCTTTGGCGACGCCTTAACTTCGTCGTGAAATGTTATTTCGAATTCAATCTAAAAAATTACAATAATTATTTGGTGACGTGAAAATCTCGTCGCCAAAAATATAGTATCTTTTGGCGACGTCATTCTTTCGTcgttaaataaatttttcaattcattttttggaaattattataattatttgtcGACGCAAAAATCTCGTCGCCAAATATATTAGACATTTGGCGACATAGTTCGAACATttctaatttttatatttttttatttttatttttcgaaacTATAAAAGCATCATCAAAATGTCATTAATGTTTTTTTCCTACAAAATACGAATATCAAATAACTTGACTAAACACAATTAAATATAATCAAAACAAATTTAATAAATGTGGAATTCAGTATTCAACCGacaatattttccaaaaataaacaaacaattCAAATAATGTCTCAACACATTGAAAGTCAAACACTAATTAGATAATGTTGAAAAAAAAACGAAACTACATAGTTTATGTCATACGAGAAGGAAGTGGTGGAGGAGATCAAGTAGAAACCAGGAATGATCTGTTCATGTTTACCTATAGTTTGTTGCTGCTCATCTATAATCTGCTTTTGCTCATCGATCATTTGTTGCATAGCCATAATCTTTTCACCACCATGATTATGCTTTAAGTTCATGTTTGTGGCTCTAGGACCACCTACAATAGATAGTTTAGGTAGTGGACCTAAACCCTTGACGTAACGAGAACGTGAGCCTAAAACTTGTGTCATGATATCAACATCTTTGGGCTGATGCACATTATTGACAGTAGAGTCGGATGCTTCACCTTCTGGCTGAGTCGATCGAACTTCCACCATTTCagccttaaaaataaaatacattatTAGTATGTAAACATTCTCAGCTTTTTATAAATTCTTTTACGTTCATTTACTAGATATGAATATTAAGAAATAAGGTGCACAAAATCTCATTAACCAAAATAATACCTTCCACTTCTCCTATTTGTAATATAATTGTCAAATAggaaagaaaattaaaatctGAGTTCTCGATCACCTAGACTCACTTTCTCTATTTTTATAATACAAAGAAAATTCATTTGCAGACAACTTGTTTTGAATCTTTGCAATAGAAATGCAAAATCTGCATGGAAAACGTTTTTTCCACAAAAATAGTTATAACTATTTTGAAAAACATAAATCAGATCATACATAATTTAAAGCATTCAAAGCGCTTACCTTTGTTGATTCTAAAGTGTTATGGAAAAGTTGATGCATTGAGAAGAGAAGATTCTATACCACGATCTGAGAAAAATAAATAGAGGAAGAAAGGAACGTAATTTTTTAGACAGATCCACGAACCTTTGCGCGAAACCGATTGGTGAAGAAAGGAACGTAATTTTTTAGATAACATAAACCATTTTTTCACTATGGCCCATATGTGATAATCACCATATGCACAAGTTCATATTAaacttcataaaaatcacatatgaataataattataatcatAAACAATAATTATGATGATCACCACCATTACTAAAAagggaagaaaagaaaatatgcTCCTAAACTAATCAATAAAGTATTTCGACATATAAGATCAACAATTATTCACAACGGGTCTCATTCCATTATTTTTTCTAATCCAATCAAAGAAGCTTGACCATGCCAAAAAAGAAAATAGCATAAACTACACCAACTATTCGAAGGAAGGAGACATTTTATCAAACAAAGAAGCACCAATAATAATGCAATCAATCTAAATGtcatatgaaaattttaatacatttaatattatatatacactTCACAACCTATTGAATCATGAAAAAATTCACCATCAATACACATTTGAGATGTGTCAACGACTTATAATGagaattcaataacaaactcaaataTGATCTTTGAAGACTCAAGATATGTCACTACACATCAAAATAATCAATCTTTATGGCTCCCTCAACAAATAGTAAAAGATACTTACATGTTTTTTGTGCAGCCCAATCATTCTTCCATTGTCCTCCTTTGTGAAAAAATTGCTCAAAGGTGTCGATGGCGCTTGGGAGCTCTCCAGTCGCAGGATTggccttaaaaataaaaaaatttatcatataaaatgtaaaaataaataatattttataataaaacttACACTAGCATGATAATGTTGAACCAAAGTCTTCGATCCATGAGCGCCCTCAAGTGGCCTACAAAACCGATTACTTGTATTCTTTTCGGATTTTTTCTacaaaaataaagaataattttaattaaattgatCCTAAAATATATGTCCACTAATCTATTTACTACCAACCATTTGTTCTTTGTTTCCAAAATAATCACAAAGAAAATTCCAATCATCTTGGTTTACTCCATTGTACGGCTTCCTCTTTGGTGCATCTTTATTTTGCAACCCATTGAGTTGCTTCCAATGCCTCCTCATCTTACATCTTCGTTCTCTAATTGCTCTCATGGCGAGCCGCTCCACCTCCCCCTTCACCACatttatttttggatatataAATTTGTTCTTAAAGGAAAACAAActcattatatacatatatatatttgaaaatatattatatattaatataaataaggTAAAGTAATATTCCAAACTTACGTCAAGACGATCAAATATGAGCTGTCTTTCAACCATAGCGACATCCTCCCAAGCCGTAATACGAGGAGAAATAGTATCTCGAACTATTTGAGGTATCAAGTTATTAAACCATTTCCAATTTCTCCAATACTTCCTCCTGTATGCTCTTCAAAATTGACCTCCAATTTATCATGTTTTCGCTTTCTCAATGCCTTCTCGAGAACTTTACTGCAAGATTGTCGTCTCCATATTGTTTGTCTGCCTCCTCCATCCCCGCCTGATCCACCCTCTCTAGTAGCAGAATCACTAGCCTTCGAACTAGACATCCTGTAAAAAAAAACatggaaaaataattatatgaaTAAAACAATGAATTCAGAAATCATGTAATAAATGTACAATAacataaagaataaataaaccaaCATTAATTTGAAAAAGATATTTCTTATTTCTTCTGATGTTGAGTCATtattttcaatttcaatattatcATCTTCGTCAATTTCAACAGTaacatcatcttcttcatcgtaTTCTTCTATTGTGTCATCCtcaaaatcatcatcatcaactaCAAAATCATCTATATTGTGCAACAAATTATCGATATTCACAACCTCAGTTGGTTCAACATCTTCACGATGGAAGCTGGCATTATCTAACTCTGGTAATTCAACCACCAATTGCAATGATTGAGAATTGATTTTTTGCACTACGTGAGCATCACTACTAATTGTGTCAACATCATTTTCAACTTCAACATTTGGGTAATCCCACAGATTACGTGGGGTATAAGCATGCACCAATTTCCACAGTGAGCCATTCTTGATATCATTCAAATAATAACTGATTTTGCCTGTGATGCAAGTATAAATGGATCATTCTTGTACCATTCTGCCCCAGTGTAGATGCTTGTGAATATTTTATCTACTTGAATTCTTCTCTTCCTAGGATCGGTGTCAAACCATTTGCACTTGAATACCAACACAGTGCAGTCTTTTAAATAACACAACTCTATAACTTCTTGAAGGACGCCATAGAAATTTTGACCTCCTACACCGGGTACAAGAATACCGCTATTTTTTGTGGTTCGTCTCACATCTCGTTGTTCCACGAGAAACTTAACGCCATTGATAATAGCACCGGAGTACGAGTACACACTAAAATTGGATCTATTAGCTAATGCCATACAATTCATCTGTAGCCTCATATGACCCAATTGCTCGCATTTCATTAACCTGAAAAATGTTTGGagatttcattttatttgaaatgACTCAATTAAaatgtaatataatattatttagtaTTGGACAATTTATTGTATTGACTTGAACATGTCTTTTTACTTACCTTATCCTTAAACCACATGGGAAATTCAATTTCTTGTTGTTGTTCCACATTCCGCACTCTCCGAGCTAATAGAATATTTCGATGCTCCCTATATGATATTTAAAACACATTatcattatcatcatcatcgacattactattattattattattattattattattattattattattattattattattattatctacacgatatttaaaataatattattaattattaatatgcATTTAGATCAAGGCAAAAATTGAAAGAGTTATAGATTACTTACTCGAGATATTTTTCAACTTCTTGACAATTATTTAGCACATACCACTCTGCCTTCCTTCGTAAAGAAGGTTCAAGAACTTTAACCTCTTTCTTGCCCAAGGGTCGACCAACATGCTTGAATACAGAAAGAACTCGAGAAGGGCAAGTGTTCACCCTATCATCATTCCTTTCCGGTCGATTATATCGAGTTTCGATATCTCGAAAATACATCGAGCAAAAGGTTAAAACCTCATTAACAATGTAAGCTTCAGCAATAGACCCCTCTGGACGCGCTCTATTGGTAACATATTGTTTGTAGATACCCATAGATCGCTCACTGCTATACATCCATCTAAAATGCACAGGACCACCCATTATTGCCTCTTGTGGTAAATGAAGAATCAAGTGAACCATAATATCAAAGAACGCTGGAGGGAATATTCTTTCCAACTTGCATAAAATAAGCACAACATTTTTCTCCAACAATTTAAGATCACTGACGTTCAAAGTCTTGGCACATATTTGTTGGAAGAAGTTACACAATTCAATGATAGTTTCACGCACTTCTTTCTTTAAGAAAGGCCTGATTCTTGCTGGCAATAAACGCTGGAGCAAAACATGACAGTCATGAGACTTGAATCCCAAAATTTTACAAGTGGCTTCATTGACATTTTTTGATAAGTTGGCAGCAAAACCATCCGGAAACTTCACCGATTTGATAAATTGACAAAATAGGCGTTTCTCTTCAGTACTTAATGTATATGTTGCCGGTGGCTTCTTCCATTTATTTCCATCTTTGTAGAGATGCAACTCTTTTCTGATCCCCATGTCCTGAAGATCTAGTCTCGCCTTTTCTGTGTCTTTTGATTTCCCTTCAATGTTCAACAAGGTGCCAAGAATACTATCACACACATTCTTCTCGATATGCATTACATCTAAGTTATGTCGAAGTGGTAAGTGTTTCCAGTATTCAAGCTGGAAAAATATGCTTTTTTTCGACCAGTTAAGCTCGATAGCTGAACGTTTGCGCTTTACACCTCCATATTGTTTATGTTTTCCAGGAAGACCAACATGGACATGTTCTAACTGAGCTAATATATCTTCGGCATTTAATTCTCTAGGAGGAGATCTTGGTTCCACTTTACCATCAAATTGTTTGTTTCGCCTCATTGGATCATTTAAAGGAAGAAAACGTCTATGCCCAATGTAAGCTATCTTACTCCTTATGCCTTTTGAAGGAGTTTCTTCGTTACAAGTTGGACATGTTTTATACCCTTTTGTACTCCATCCAGACATTAAAGCATACGCAGGATAATCATTGATGGTCCATAAAACCGCTGCACGCATTAAGAAAGTATCATTAGTCACTGCATCTCGAGTATTCACGCCTTCCCATAATCTTTTCAACTCTTCAATTAGTGGTTGAAGGAAAACATCCATGTCTTTTCCAGGAGATGTTGGTCCAGGAATTAATAAAGACAACATCATATTTTCAGACTGCATACACTTCCAAGGTGGCATGTTATACGGAACAACCATAACAGGCCACATGCTGTAAGTCGTACTCATGTTACCAAATGGATTAAAACCATCTGTTGCCAAACCAAGACGCACATTTCTAGGATCCATGGAAAATGCTGGAAATTTCTCATCAAACATATTCCAAGCAGAACCATCCGCAGGATGCCTTAAAACACCATCATCTTTTAGCCTCTCAGCATCATGCCACCTCATATCTCTTGCAGTGTGTCTAGAACTATACAATCGCTTTAATCTAGGAGTCAAGGGAAAGTAGCGCATCACcttttttggtatttttttcCCTTTAGTATTAGTATTTTTGTCAACCCATCTACTCAAGCCACACACAGGACAATTCTGCAGCCCAACATTCTCTTTCCAAAAAAGAACACAATCATTTTCACAAACATGGATTGACTCATACCCCAATCCCAATTCACTTAGCTTTCTCTTAGCCTCATAGTGTGAAGAAGGTAATAATGCTTGAGAAAATGCCTGCTTCAATAACTTAAGTAATATATCAAAAGATTTGTTACTTCATTTGTTCATTACTTTCACATGCATTAATTTTACCAAAAAATTAAGCGCAGAGAAATTTACACATCCCGGATACAATTCTTTCTCAATTTCCttcaacatatcatcaaaatttTCAGTTTGAAAACCTTGATGTTGAACCGACTCACTGGATTCTCCTATCTCTACTGGTTCAGTCAAATCAGCAAAAATGTCTATCATTTCATCTTGGTCACCAGTATCAGATAAAACCTCATGCTTTGTTGGTGGATGTTCATATTGCTCACCATGGTAGTCCCACACTTTGTACGACTGTTGTATCCCATATTTTATTAGGTGTATCTCTACTAAGCCCAATGGCTGAagcagatgattcaaacaattgtTACATGGACAACTTATTTTTCCTTCTTCATTGGCGTACTCCATAGCTCGTGTTACAAACATCCGAACACCAGTTTTATATTCGAGAGAGATTCGATTTGTCACACTCATCCAACTTTTGTCGATTGTCATTTTGTAAAACTAGAGCAAACAAACATATACATTGAATTTCATTAGATTAGATGCTATGAAATCAACCAATTACATACATTACTGTCTTGCTGAATATGACTAACTCAAGAAAAAATTGTcaacttttaaaaaatgatccgttaacatttttaaaaaaccacAAACAAAATTACAAACTAACCTGATAAGAATAAGGAAAAACAAAATAACATTTCAAACATAGAATATGAATCTAATAATTAGCAAgaactaaaaaaatttaattttacggCAGTAGAAAAAAATTTGTGTAAAATTGCAACTAAAAAACCAAAAAGAATACCAAAACACCAAGGAAATGCAATTTGGCAACGTGATAAGTGCACTAATGAAAATTGAAAGAGTTATTCAATGACTAGAATAACAAGAAATAATATAAAGAGTTAAACAGAAGAGTTACAGGGTGCCCAAAACCTCAGATTAAATATAATCCATTTGTAGCTAGTAAACATACATAACACAATCGAAGGAAAATCAAGAATATTATCCATAAAAACACAACATTAAATTCTGAATGAAATGAAGGTAAATCAAATTTCACAATAACTGAACCCGCAAATCATTGAACTATTTCCTATTATCAAAAGATTCATTAAAAAAAGGACATGGATCACACCAAAAATATGTTCAATCAGTGTCTAGTTAATTAAATCGTGAAAAAACAACAAACTGATCATTAAATCGAGTCTTGAAATCATACCGTACCGCTTAACAACAATATGACGTTTATCACCTAACCTGAAGAATCACGGGATTTGTATCGGTTGCAATGAAATTTTGACCTTCCCGACCTTGCCTCTTCCAATTAACAGCAGCTCTCTGAAGATTTCTCACGTGACGCCGACGATTTGGGATTTATGCGGGGTAAAAATATTTTCGATGATTTTTTGGGGATTTTATGGGGGCGGGGGAGAGGAGTGGGAGACTGTTTTGGTGGGAGAATGAAATTTTACACGATTATAtacaataattataattatttagatatataatatttaaaataaataatagtataaacataataaaaaattagagtttattattattattattattattattattattattattattattattattattatattataattaattaattaaaaaacggAAAATTAAGTTACAAAAGCGTAACATTTATTTGACACAAACTCAAATTTACGTTCAAAGTAATAATGAAATAAAcgtatttaaatattaatttttttaacaaaaaatagTTGGACAAAAATAATCTTTTTTGATGATCTCATTGTCAattttatgtgatatatattttttgattcatgaaacaatatttttattatttatagattTGAGCTATATAGACCTGTCATAAAGATATAGATCTGTGATAACGTCTCATGGGAGGTAGGAATGTTCACCGAATGATTCGATTCAGTTTAACTCAACTTGATTTTGGTACTCGATTTTCAGTTTTATGAATTAATTCAGTAtggtttaatattaaaacaatttttatttttcgactTAGTTTATATGGTTTGGACAATTGCTTAAATTAGTAATCAAAGCATGagtaagtttaaaattttattggagCTTTCTGACAATTAAAACGAATTATCAGCtcgattatataatttttcttaacaaatAAGTTGATGTAATAACTGATCTGATCATTgctgaaaaatattttggaatGCAAAGTTGAGTTGATTTACTAAACTTATTTATATTTTCTCCTCCTTTTGTTTCTTAAAGAATTTTGAttggaagactttgatttataataCTCCTTGTACAAAACGAATTCAATCGACTCTCGAATACAACTTTTAGCAACTTAGTCTAAAAAAGCACTCTATATTAAGAACAATTTTAGATAGAGTACGttatcaataatttttaatagaCTTGAAATTGTATGATCAAATTCTTTATGTAGATCAAATTAATTAAGTTTTCTTATCAGGTCTATTGGTTTTTGGatcaattaaattttatgaaatgttTGTTTTATTATAAGTCCTTTTCATATGATTTGTATGCTCATATTTCATTATGATTTGCTTGTGTACATATCTTATGTAATCACCAAAATTTAATATACGTTTACATAACAAAagtgaattaaataaaattattccactaaaaattacaaaaatgatacataatttcaaaatattattttatgtaatATGTATAatctatataaaaataaaacaaaatcaataatataattaaaatttgatcTTTCCAATCAATTTGTTTTCAACACACATAATTCGAAATCTAGACCGGAGATTTGTTCCTTATTAATGGAATAAGGAAAGTGAAattaattttggttttttttaaaagcttttTGGCGACGCTTGGAATGCGTCGTGGAATGTTATATGTCTTTGGCGACGCGTCCGCTTTGTCTTTTTTCGACGCATACCTGAGTTGTGTTGCCAAATGATTGAGTCATGTTGCCAAATGATGGAGCGCGGGGGTGGGAAAATTTCCCGCTTCGTTTCAGCGACGTGTTTTTTGTGTGCGTCGCGAAATGGTTTCATACAGCGACGCAAGTAATAGTTGCGTCGACAAAATCTTTCATATGGCGACACATTTATGACAGTCGGGGAACGTACAATTATGACAGTCGGGGAACGTACAATTTTAGCGACACGGCGTAGGACGTGCGTCACCAAAAGATAACATTTGGCGACGTGGCCCGTGTCATGCGTCGCAAAAGGTAAGAATTCTTGTAGTGCATTAACTTGCCTCTATCCACATGGAATtcatgtagtaacccggaacccattttaagataataatatgttaaacatgattaagggttggtaattgatctatttcggagtgttattggacttcggaagaggaatttgggcttttgactttgggccagatcggaagctccgatcccagttcggaagctccgatcctgaccacttcggaagcagatcggatgcacggagatcggacgttccgatcaggaacggaggttccgatctcagccagccagcaatgctcgatgactcagccgtgagttttgacaagtgttgatcgggggttcgatcggaagttccgatcccggaacggtggttccgatcccgacgtgccggacatgcacagaatgagctggaatcggaagctctgatcccgagatcggtggttccgatcgttgccgagattttggctataaatagggctcatttgcttcagttttgaaatacgaattcccgagcttccttcttcagttatatagtgtgagatatacacttgagggccctatcggttaatattgaggttctgaaataaccacggtgaggttatagtcattcaggactagcgactccaaagggctaactacggacgaaggtatggtccgggaatctatttaagttttgggagtacttattagcttagttaaggcttatcgaatttatgtagtgatacggtgaacttttgaatataggcttggaacctaggatccttttatacttgaactagcctagaggtacgtacacattgactgagattgccagcgagtatacatgtttatatgttgcatttattggcattattatatggcatgatgtatgatttaccgttttctatactcatatgtcatgtgcatatacacgttgagcctattccttgttatacctgattatagagccgctcagctctatactcgttagtctgtcactgagagtaccgcgacggcgggggcatttatgtctgtctactctggtgtactagacgagtgtggttgcacccagaggttgatccgtgcggtggcagcactcatatggcgccggttctgagcatgacttttcagatgaccctgtaccagtcatcatgttgcatgcattatatacatgtgtttactcatgtctatgtactgggcgtagcgctcacgtcctagttgttatcttagacaccctattccatggggcaggtcgcaggatggacggagctggtagttcaaggcaggactagggagcaggagccttgaggattttattatacagcaggatttgataTAACTGTATAACTGTTTAAgacttcgatttggttgtatcactacagatttaagcctgaattatattactaagctgatatgtaaattatggattatgtttccgcacgtttttactctgcttaaatattttgctgtattaataagtttaatgcatgctattagttgccagttagtaggtgattccatgcagggtcactacatttttggtatcagagcatgcatagattttgggattagtacttgggatttagtttagtcttgaataattcttgcgcatttgggattttaatgtgcaattcttttcaggatatggctgacgagagtcacggtagtgttggccagggaagtggtcatcatcatcgtcgccatcatcatcatgatgatcaacatcgtcctcatgagggtcgacgtcgctatactattaataagtttatgcaggtaggaccgaaacccttagtgggaggcgagaatcctgaacaagctagaagctggatgtctaaacttgagagcacgttccgagcttttgagtgtactgaggagcagaaactggaagttctagaattcgttctagaggatagagcacgtttttggtgggatgccaaggttgctcaggcacgtactgagagaggacaggtgacttggggggatttctgtcgggagtttcagaaattgtattttcctccggctgttcg comes from the Henckelia pumila isolate YLH828 chromosome 1, ASM3356847v2, whole genome shotgun sequence genome and includes:
- the LOC140888446 gene encoding uncharacterized protein isoform X2, with the translated sequence MRAIRERRCKMRRHWKQLNGLQNKDAPKRKPYNGVNQDDWNFLCDYFGNKEQMKKSEKNTSNRFCRPLEGAHGSKTLVQHYHASANPATGELPSAIDTFEQFFHKGGQWKNDWAAQKTC
- the LOC140888428 gene encoding uncharacterized protein isoform X1; the protein is MRYFPLTPRLKRLYSSRHTARDMRWHDAERLKDDGVLRHPADGSAWNMFDEKFPAFSMDPRNVRLGLATDGFNPFGNMSTTYSMWPVMVVPYNMPPWKCMQSENMMLSLLIPGPTSPGKDMDVFLQPLIEELKRLWEGVNTRDAVTNDTFLMRAAVLWTINDYPAYALMSGWSTKGYKTCPTCNEETPSKGIRSKIAYIGHRRFLPLNDPMRRNKQFDGKVEPRSPPRELNAEDILAQLEHVHVGLPGKHKQYGGVKRKRSAIELNWSKKSIFFQLEYWKHLPLRHNLDVMHIEKNVCDSILGTLLNIEGKSKDTEKARLDLQDMGIRKELHLYKDGNKWKKPPATYTLSTEEKRLFCQFIKSVKFPDGFAANLSKNVNEATCKILGFKSHDCHVLLQRLLPARIRPFLKKEVRETIIELCNFFQQICAKTLNVSDLKLLEKNVVLILCKLERIFPPAFFDIMVHLILHLPQEAIMGGPVHFRWMYSSERSMGIYKQYVTNRARPEGSIAEAYIVNEVLTFCSMYFRDIETRYNRPERNDDRVNTCPSRVLSVFKHVGRPLGKKEVKVLEPSLRRKAEWYVLNNCQEVEKYLEMSSSKASDSATREGGSGGDGGGRQTIWRRQSCSKVLEKALRKRKHDKLEVNFEEHTGGSIGEIGNGLIT
- the LOC140888446 gene encoding uncharacterized protein isoform X1 codes for the protein MRAIRERRCKMRRHWKQLNGLQNKDAPKRKPYNGVNQDDWNFLCDYFGNKEQMKKSEKNTSNRFCRPLEGAHGSKTLVQHYHASANPATGELPSAIDTFEQFFHKGGQWKNDWAAQKTYRGIESSLLNASTFP
- the LOC140888428 gene encoding uncharacterized protein isoform X2, which translates into the protein MRYFPLTPRLKRLYSSRHTARDMRWHDAERLKDDGVLRHPADGSAWNMFDEKFPAFSMDPRNVRLGLATDGFNPFGNMSTTYSMWPVMVVPYNMPPWKCMQSENMMLSLLIPGPTSPGKDMDVFLQPLIEELKRLWEGVNTRDAVTNDTFLMRAAVLWTINDYPAYALMSGWSTKGYKTCPTCNEETPSKGIRSKIAYIGHRRFLPLNDPMRRNKQFDGKVEPRSPPRELNAEDILAQLEHVHVGLPGKHKQYGGVKRKRSAIELNWSKKSIFFQLEYWKHLPLRHNLDVMHIEKNVCDSILGTLLNIEGKSKDTEKARLDLQDMGIRKELHLYKDGNKWKKPPATYTLSTEEKRLFCQFIKSVKFPDGFAANLSKNVNEATCKILGFKSHDCHVLLQRLLPARIRPFLKKEVRETIIELCNFFQQICAKTLNVSDLKLLEKNVVLILCKLERIFPPAFFDIMVHLILHLPQEAIMGGPVHFRWMYSSERSMGIYKQYVTNRARPEGSIAEAYIVNEVLTFCSMYFRDIETRYNRPERNDDRVNTCPSRVLSVFKHVGRPLGKKEVKVLEPSLRRKAEWYVLNNCQEVEKYLEEHRNILLARRVRNVEQQQEIEFPMWFKDKVNEMRAIGSYEATDELYGIS
- the LOC140888428 gene encoding uncharacterized protein isoform X3, translated to MRYFPLTPRLKRLYSSRHTARDMRWHDAERLKDDGVLRHPADGSAWNMFDEKFPAFSMDPRNVRLGLATDGFNPFGNMSTTYSMWPVMVVPYNMPPWKCMQSENMMLSLLIPGPTSPGKDMDVFLQPLIEELKRLWEGVNTRDAVTNDTFLMRAAVLWTINDYPAYALMSGWSTKGYKTCPTCNEETPSKGIRSKIAYIGHRRFLPLNDPMRRNKQFDGKVEPRSPPRELNAEDILAQLEHVHVGLPGKHKQYGGVKRKRSAIELNWSKKSIFFQLEYWKHLPLRHNLDVMHIEKNVCDSILGTLLNIEGKSKDTEKARLDLQDMGIRKELHLYKDGNKWKKPPATYTLSTEEKRLFCQFIKSVKFPDGFAANLSKNVNEATCKILGFKSHDCHVLLQRLLPARIRPFLKKEVRETIIELCNFFQQICAKTLNVSDLKLLEKNVVLILCKLERIFPPAFFDIMVHLILHLPQEAIMGGPVHFRWMYSSERSMGIYKQYVTNRARPEGSIAEAYIVNEVLTFCSMYFRDIETRYNRPERNDDRVNTCPSRVLSVFKHVGRPLGKKEVKVLEPSLRRKAEWYVLNNCQEVEKYLEEHRNILLARRVRNVEQQQEIEFPMWFKDKDV